Proteins found in one Sorghum bicolor cultivar BTx623 chromosome 1, Sorghum_bicolor_NCBIv3, whole genome shotgun sequence genomic segment:
- the LOC8059829 gene encoding uncharacterized protein LOC8059829 isoform X2, which produces MSILHLPSYRPAVHPVYRGAGSGGSTPLRSAADQRPSSDSRRSRKGLALSSPSSLTTTCALKTPSSYGGSREKVNNPRDLFTFSYKFSTDIPMSETQGASIDEYLQNSPRIVGAVFPDQRKRRKINDEEWSVQLLPIQFLFLSASPVIVMRFVSKSGGKEYPPNVPVHATSLLLMEVTDYKLNGLDSNAMPSHLALTVRGLMYPQRQREGRKSLKGHVEMTVGFDLPPVLALVPESIIRGVGETAFCL; this is translated from the exons ATGTCAATACTACACCTCCCCTCATACCGTCCTGCAGTCCATCCAG TGTATAGGGGTGCTGGATCAGGAGGGAGCACACCACTCAGATCAGCGGCGGATCAGAGACCAAGCTCAGATTCAAGAAGATCAAGAAAGGGCCTTGCCCTGAGTTCTCCGTCGTCGCTTACCACTACATGCGCTCTCAAGACGCCTTCCTCGTATGGCGGATCGAGGGAGAAGGTCAACAACCCCAGGGACCTCTTCACCTTCTCCTACAAGTTCAGCACCGATATCCCGATGAGCGAAACGCAAGGG GCGTCCATCGATGAGTACCTGCAGAACAGTCCCAGGATCGTCGGAGCTGTGTTCCCGGATCAGCGcaaaagaagaaagatcaaCGAC GAAGAATGGAGCGTGCAGCTCTTGCCCATCCAGTTCCTCTTCCTGTCGGCGTCGCCGGTGATCGTGATGCGCTTCGTCAGCAAGTCCGGCGGGAAGGAGTACCCGCCCAACGTCCCCGTCCACGCCACCAGCCTCCTCCTCATGGAAGTG ACGGACTACAAGCTGAATGGTCTGGACAGCAACGCCATGCCGTCGCACCTGGCCCTGACCGTGCGAGGCCTGATGTACCCGCAGCGGCAGCGGGAGGGGAGGAAGAGCCTCAAGGGCCACGTCGAGATGACCGTCGGCTTCGACCTCCCGCCGGTGCTCGCCTTGGTCCCGGAGAGCATCATCAGAGGCGTCGGCGAGACG GCATTTTGTTTGTGA
- the LOC8059829 gene encoding uncharacterized protein LOC8059829 isoform X1, with protein MSILHLPSYRPAVHPVYRGAGSGGSTPLRSAADQRPSSDSRRSRKGLALSSPSSLTTTCALKTPSSYGGSREKVNNPRDLFTFSYKFSTDIPMSETQGASIDEYLQNSPRIVGAVFPDQRKRRKINDEEWSVQLLPIQFLFLSASPVIVMRFVSKSGGKEYPPNVPVHATSLLLMEVTDYKLNGLDSNAMPSHLALTVRGLMYPQRQREGRKSLKGHVEMTVGFDLPPVLALVPESIIRGVGETVLRKMAEQMKQDMDTGLAADFKKYSREKLTERRTSP; from the exons ATGTCAATACTACACCTCCCCTCATACCGTCCTGCAGTCCATCCAG TGTATAGGGGTGCTGGATCAGGAGGGAGCACACCACTCAGATCAGCGGCGGATCAGAGACCAAGCTCAGATTCAAGAAGATCAAGAAAGGGCCTTGCCCTGAGTTCTCCGTCGTCGCTTACCACTACATGCGCTCTCAAGACGCCTTCCTCGTATGGCGGATCGAGGGAGAAGGTCAACAACCCCAGGGACCTCTTCACCTTCTCCTACAAGTTCAGCACCGATATCCCGATGAGCGAAACGCAAGGG GCGTCCATCGATGAGTACCTGCAGAACAGTCCCAGGATCGTCGGAGCTGTGTTCCCGGATCAGCGcaaaagaagaaagatcaaCGAC GAAGAATGGAGCGTGCAGCTCTTGCCCATCCAGTTCCTCTTCCTGTCGGCGTCGCCGGTGATCGTGATGCGCTTCGTCAGCAAGTCCGGCGGGAAGGAGTACCCGCCCAACGTCCCCGTCCACGCCACCAGCCTCCTCCTCATGGAAGTG ACGGACTACAAGCTGAATGGTCTGGACAGCAACGCCATGCCGTCGCACCTGGCCCTGACCGTGCGAGGCCTGATGTACCCGCAGCGGCAGCGGGAGGGGAGGAAGAGCCTCAAGGGCCACGTCGAGATGACCGTCGGCTTCGACCTCCCGCCGGTGCTCGCCTTGGTCCCGGAGAGCATCATCAGAGGCGTCGGCGAGACG GTGTTGAGGAAGATGGCGGAGCAGATGAAGCAGGACATGGACACAGGCCTGGCAGCAGATTTCAAGAAGTACAGCAGGGAGAAGCTAACCGAGAGGCGCACATCACCCTGA
- the LOC8082132 gene encoding uncharacterized protein LOC8082132 — protein MAASSPPLPPPPPAASSTTLAGNLTASSLLSIPRPRPRLAAAHRRAVVAASVSPRPRPPQPSPEGDGDEKEVERAMGMDGGIPGTSDEFLRRVSSRAYGMRRHLMESLDSLAYDVLETNPWREDSKPVYVLARSDNHLWTMKTRRSRNEVERELGKLFSKGGGSGVGTKSKYSGSKFNMVVEDIREGVLIFEDEDDAVKYCDLLQGGGQGCEGIAEIEASSVFNMCRNMKALAVLFRRGRTPPLPQSLERDLRARKRSPLED, from the exons ATGGCAGCTTCCTCGCCGcccctcccgccgccgccgccggcagcgTCCTCCACCACGCTGGCCGGAAACCTCACGGCCTCCTCGCTCCTGTCcatcccgcgcccgcgcccgcgcctcgCCGCGGCGCACCGCCGGGCGGTCGTGGCCGCGTCCGTGTCGCCACGGCCCCGGCCCCCGCAGCCGTCGCCGGAGGGGGACGGCgacgagaaggaggtggagaggGCGATGGGGATGGACGGCGGCATACCCGGGACCTCGGACGAGTTCCTGCGCCGCGTCTCCTCCCGCGCTTACGGCATGCGGCGCCACCTCATGGAGTCCCTCGACTCCCTCGCCTACGACG TATTGGAGACAAACCCATGGAGAGAAGATTCCAAACCAGTCTATGTGCTGGCCAGAAGCGATAACCACCTATGGACAATGAAAACTCGCAGGAGCCGCAA CGAAGTTGAAAGGGAACTTGGAAAGCTTTTCTCAAAGGGAGGGGGTTCTGGAGTTGGAACTAAATCAAAGTACTCTGGCTCCAAGTTTAACATGGTTGTTGAAGATATCAGAGAGGGAGTACTG ATATTTGAGGATGAGGACGATGCTGTAAAATACTGCGACCTTCTGCAGGGCGGCGGTCAAGGATGCGAGGGAATTGCAGAGATAGAAGCATCATCA GTTTTCAACATGTGCCGTAACATGAAAGCCCTTGCTGTTCTTTTCCGCCGCGGAAGGACTCCTCCATTGCCTCAGAGCCTGGAGCGTGACTTAAGGGCGAGAAAGCGGTCACCACTGGAAGACTAG